Genomic window (Helianthus annuus cultivar XRQ/B chromosome 3, HanXRQr2.0-SUNRISE, whole genome shotgun sequence):
GTTTCCTGTTACATCGGTAACTAAAGTTTAAAAATACATtaaactaggataaattatatcTAGCATAAATTAGGGTTATTGAATTTCATCTTTGTTTGTCTGTTCAGATTCAAACTTTTATTAATTCTTGTATCTGTAGAAAATAAATTATGATACAAGCAACACACAGTGGTAGACATATATAACCTTTTATTAATCTATATCAGTTCTGaagtttattattatttagttCAACCGTAGATCAAACGACTGCTGAAATCAACAAAAAATGGCAGATCAATCGGTCAAAACTGACCCATTAAACAAACTTGCAGCCTAGATGACCATTACAAAACTGACCCATTAAACGAACTTGCAGCCTAGATGACCATTACAAAACTGACCCATTAAACAAACTTGCAGCCTAGATGACCATTACAAAACTGAGCCATTAAACAAACTTGCAGTCAAGTGACCCGTTTGACGATTAAACTGACCCATTAAACAAAGTTGCAGCCAAAACAGGCATTTGTGCAGCCTTTGACCCATTTGACGATTACAAAACAAATGGCATTTGCAGGAATTATAAAATAAACTGCATGAAAGCGTAGAAACTAAACTGCAAGCAAATATAAGATACCATACCATGTTCAAATTACAACAGAATTTGTGAAACAAAGTCAAAATTAAACCAAATTTCAGCAACAAAGTCAAAATTAAACCAAAGTCAGAAGTAACAAACACTATAGGTGCAGTAGGCAAGGCGTTTGGGTTATTGCCGGTGTAGGTGATGATAGGGAAGATGATGACGATGACGACGAAGGGTAGACGCATGAACCTGTGCCTGTATTTAAATGAGTAAAGTCATTATGATATCATACAACTAGAGACCACATAAACTGGTCACGTAttatctcaaacgggtcaaataaaataACGTCAAACGAGGTAAATCCCAAAGCGTAAATTTAATACATTaaaaaattttattattatttccaCTTGAAACATGCAACGATGGTCGATTGCAAAACTGTTCCACATCCTTCCTTGCCTTGACGTTATCTTTTGTTTTAGAAGTATCCATAACCATTTGAAATAGATTCTCAAAAACATTCTTCTCGATATGCATTACATCAAGGTTGTGTCGAATTAACAACATGGGCCAATATTCAAGCTCCCAGAAAATGCTTTTCTTTACTCAATTATGAGTTTTACCAAATTTTGGATCTTTATGCTTTGGGGGCGTTACACCTTCATAAACAACTGGTATGTTAGAAACTTGTTCTAAGATTTCCCAACCAGTTAACTCGGGTGGAGGTCCCACTAACGACGATGTTGATCTCCGAAATCCATCTATATCAATACGAAAAGGATGTGACATTGGTAGAAACCTTCGATGACAATCGAACCAACTAGTTTTACCCCCGGCATGTAACCGAAAAGCATCTGTGTCCCCCATACAATATGGGCAAGCTAAACGACCATGCGTGCTCCAGCCAGATAACATTGCATAGGCAGGAAAATCACTAACTGTCCACAAAAGAATAACTCTCATAATGAAATTTTCTTTACGATAAGCATCATAAACTTCAATGCCTTCTCCATACAACTCTTTCAACTCATCTATTAAGGGTCTTAGAAACACATCGATGTTTTGACCTGGACTCTTTCCACCCGGAATAATCAAACTTACTTGAACAAACGAGTCTTTCATACTCATCCAAGGGGGTAAGTTATAGATTGTAAGAAAGACAGGCCACAACGAGTAAGGAATTGAGTGAGAGTTATTTGGATTGAAACCGTCAGTGCATAACCCAAGACGAACATTGCGAATCTCTTTTGCAAAGTCAGGATTCTCTGAGTCAAAATGCTTCCAAGCCATGCCGTCACTAGGATGTGCCATGCTACCCTCTATTGTTTTGTGGTCATGGTGCCAAGTCATATCTTTGGCCGTTTTTGTAGACATATATAACCTTTTAAGTCTAGGACCAATTGGCATGTACCACATCACCAAATTAGGTACCTTATTCAAGACACTTTTGTAACGAGATTCCTTACAGTATTTACAACGTGTCAATGCCTTGTCTTGCTTATAGAATATCATGCAATGGTTTTTGCAAACATCAATTCTCTCGTATGGAAGACTCAATGGTTCTAAACTCTTCTTCGTATCATAAAAGGTTTTTGGAAGTTTATTATTTTCGGGCAACAATGCATTAATCATGGAAAGGTTAAAGTTGTAAGCTGCAATTGACACATTGAAAAGTGATTTCCATGTCAAAAAACTCGTAGCAGCTTGTAACTTTGAAAAACTTGTAGCCTTTTCGCCCTCCCACAAAGGTTCATCAGCAGCTTCTAACATGTCATAGAATCTTTTTGCTTCTGGATTCGGTACACATCCTTCCAATGTACTTGAAGTATAATCGCATGAACACAAGTTATCTAACACCATACGTTtgcaaccatcatcatcatcatcatcatcaatctcCATTGTAGTAGAAGACTGTCCAACATCGTGGTTGGACTTTTCACCATGTTCACTCCATATTTCATAACGAAGCATGAAACCATACTTAAATAAGTGATTTTGTACAGTGGCTCTGTCTCTGTAATTTATATTTTGGCATTTATAACAGGGACATTTTATGTCACGTGCTGTCTCCCCATGCATATTCACCCTTGTATCAACCACATCTTCT
Coding sequences:
- the LOC110928744 gene encoding uncharacterized protein LOC110928744, whose protein sequence is MAWYTDRGWMYEKIDSNGFLNSEYCDNVELFLDFAFSKEDVVDTRVNMHGETARDIKCPCYKCQNINYRDRATVQNHLFKYGFMLRYEIWSEHGEKSNHDVGQSSTTMEIDDDDDDDGCKRMVLDNLCSCDYTSSTLEGCVPNPEAKRFYDMLEAADEPLWEGEKATSFSKLQAATSFLTWKSLFNVSIAAYNFNLSMINALLPENNKLPKTFYDTKKSLEPLSLPYERIDVCKNHCMIFYKQDKALTRCKYCKESRYKSVLNKVPNLVMWYMPIGPRLKRLYMSTKTAKDMTWHHDHKTIEGSMAHPSDGMAWKHFDSENPDFAKEIRNVRLGLCTDGFNPNNSHSIPYSLWPVFLTIYNLPPWMSMKDSFVQVSLIIPGGKSPGQNIDVFLRPLIDELKELYGEGIEVYDAYRKENFIMRVILLWTVSDFPAYAMLSGWSTHGRLACPYCMGDTDAFRLHAGGKTSWFDCHRRFLPMSHPFRIDIDGFRRSTSSLVGPPPELTGWEILEQVSNIPVVYEGVTPPKHKDPKFGKTHN